In a single window of the Natronosalvus caseinilyticus genome:
- a CDS encoding SHOCT domain-containing protein, which produces MRAKTRRLLGSIPALIAVGTLPVAILAWFTVGVSAAVVIVLFCWLGLLPLSGVLIEEVLGIDGDQHDPVVGERRPASPDKSAADPVEVLRERYARGEIDDEAFERGLETLLESEGSDPETILERWRNRSDPDDRKIERETSYR; this is translated from the coding sequence ATGCGAGCGAAAACGCGTCGATTGCTCGGCTCGATCCCCGCACTGATCGCCGTCGGGACGCTTCCGGTAGCGATTCTCGCCTGGTTTACGGTCGGCGTGTCAGCGGCCGTCGTTATCGTACTCTTCTGCTGGCTCGGCCTGCTGCCGCTGTCGGGGGTACTCATCGAGGAGGTCCTCGGAATCGACGGCGACCAGCACGACCCGGTGGTTGGCGAACGCCGACCTGCGAGCCCCGACAAATCGGCGGCAGACCCCGTCGAGGTCCTCCGGGAACGCTACGCCCGCGGCGAAATCGACGACGAGGCGTTCGAACGCGGCCTCGAGACGCTGCTCGAGAGCGAGGGGAGCGACCCCGAAACGATCCTCGAGCGCTGGCGGAATCGTTCGGACCCTGACGACCGAAAAATCGAGCGCGAAACGAGCTACCGCTAA
- the cbiB gene encoding adenosylcobinamide-phosphate synthase CbiB, whose protein sequence is MTVQTLAAIGLALSLDLLVGEPPTRCHPVAWLGRLIDRLDRPWSATDRMQRRIGFLVALFVPLIPAVIAGYLVVATGRIDPFFGAVAASLVLFLTTSVRALLDLAQEVVAATGDDLETARERVRGLVGRDVDSLTDAEIRSAAVESAAENLADGFAATLLPFALLGPISLPAAAAAAAWVKGVNTLDSMLGYPSKPIGTASARLDDLVMAVPARVTACCLALVTSRPRALFRARRWARVPSSPNSGWPMATLACVLDVRLEKRGAYVLNPAESLPTLEDGRRAISVVGLAAAALVAVAAVCVASVPTLESLIAPTVDAVSTRVQGVVP, encoded by the coding sequence ATGACGGTCCAAACGCTCGCCGCGATCGGCCTGGCGCTCAGTCTCGACCTGCTGGTCGGGGAACCGCCGACGCGTTGTCATCCCGTGGCGTGGCTGGGTCGACTGATCGATCGACTCGACCGCCCCTGGTCCGCGACCGATCGAATGCAGCGTCGAATCGGATTCCTCGTCGCCCTGTTCGTCCCCCTGATTCCGGCGGTGATCGCGGGGTATCTCGTCGTCGCGACGGGAAGGATCGACCCCTTCTTCGGCGCGGTCGCCGCGTCGCTCGTCCTCTTTCTGACCACGAGTGTGCGGGCGCTCCTCGACCTCGCACAGGAAGTCGTCGCAGCGACCGGGGACGACCTCGAGACCGCCCGCGAGCGCGTCCGCGGCCTCGTCGGCCGCGACGTGGACTCGCTCACGGACGCGGAGATCCGTTCGGCGGCAGTCGAGAGCGCAGCCGAGAATCTCGCCGACGGGTTCGCCGCGACGCTCCTCCCGTTCGCGCTCCTCGGTCCGATCTCGCTCCCCGCCGCCGCGGCGGCCGCCGCTTGGGTCAAGGGCGTCAATACCCTGGACTCGATGCTCGGCTACCCGTCGAAACCGATCGGTACCGCTAGTGCCCGCCTCGACGACCTCGTGATGGCCGTCCCCGCTCGAGTCACCGCGTGCTGTCTCGCACTGGTCACGAGCCGACCCCGGGCACTCTTTCGAGCCCGTCGCTGGGCGCGAGTCCCGTCCTCACCTAACTCCGGCTGGCCGATGGCGACGCTCGCCTGCGTGCTCGACGTTCGCCTCGAGAAACGCGGCGCGTACGTGCTGAACCCCGCAGAATCGCTCCCGACCCTCGAGGACGGCCGGCGTGCGATTTCGGTCGTCGGCCTGGCTGCCGCCGCGCTCGTGGCGGTAGCGGCGGTCTGTGTGGCGTCGGTGCCGACGCTCGAGTCGCTGATCGCGCCGACCGTCGACGCCGTCTCGACCCGCGTTCAGGGGGTGGTGCCGTGA
- the cobS gene encoding adenosylcobinamide-GDP ribazoletransferase — protein sequence MIGGRIRTAVRALRGALAFLTRLPVGSRTENVDGAITDTNTDRDWKAFRSSPWTITVVGWIVGGLAAVVFLASPVVPAATIAFGYLLAVYALTGIHHLDGVADLGDALVVHGDAERRRAVMTDTTTGVGALLAVSLVVAGLALGALALAGAPVAVAVGVTVAAEVGAKTGMAAMACFGTAVHEGFGSQLTDAGGPSALLGPAALAIPAVALTWPHPAAAAALVGALAGTALPWWWARRRLGGVSGDVFGAANEIGRLLGIHLGVIAWTLW from the coding sequence GTGATCGGCGGACGGATTCGAACGGCCGTTCGTGCACTTCGCGGGGCTCTCGCCTTCCTGACGCGCCTGCCGGTCGGCTCGAGGACGGAAAATGTCGACGGGGCGATTACCGACACGAACACCGACCGGGACTGGAAGGCGTTTCGCTCGAGTCCGTGGACGATAACGGTCGTGGGGTGGATCGTCGGCGGACTGGCGGCCGTCGTCTTCCTCGCATCTCCGGTGGTGCCGGCTGCGACGATCGCCTTCGGATACCTGCTGGCCGTCTACGCGCTGACCGGGATCCACCACCTCGACGGCGTCGCGGATCTCGGCGACGCGCTCGTCGTCCACGGCGACGCCGAACGCCGGCGGGCCGTCATGACGGACACGACGACCGGCGTCGGCGCGCTGCTCGCCGTCTCGCTGGTCGTGGCGGGACTCGCGCTGGGCGCGCTCGCACTCGCCGGCGCGCCAGTCGCAGTCGCCGTTGGCGTCACCGTCGCCGCTGAGGTCGGCGCCAAGACTGGAATGGCCGCGATGGCCTGCTTCGGGACGGCCGTTCACGAGGGGTTCGGCTCGCAGTTGACGGACGCCGGGGGCCCGTCTGCGCTCCTCGGACCCGCGGCGCTGGCGATTCCGGCGGTCGCACTGACCTGGCCTCACCCGGCCGCGGCCGCGGCTCTCGTCGGCGCGCTCGCGGGAACCGCTCTTCCGTGGTGGTGGGCCCGACGACGGCTCGGGGGCGTCTCCGGCGACGTCTTCGGAGCGGCCAACGAGATCGGGCGACTGCTCGGCATCCACCTGGGGGTGATCGCGTGGACGCTCTGGTGA
- a CDS encoding NTP transferase domain-containing protein, producing MAGGRGTRLESRVEKPLYEIGGVAMIDRVLAALEASAVGRITVAVSPNAPDTHEHLAERNPPITLRETPGDGYVADLGSILESDSAPISTPVLTVAADLPLLEGATVDGVLERYRRRVRARRREAGDGGEAPAPSMTVCVPTALKRRLGFSVDATLESDRHLAPTGVNVVGTSSETMITRSYDHRLACNVNRRTDARAAKTYCRDGDGEEEEEETFR from the coding sequence ATGGCCGGCGGGCGGGGAACTCGACTCGAGAGCCGAGTCGAAAAGCCGCTGTACGAGATCGGCGGCGTCGCGATGATCGATCGGGTTCTCGCGGCGCTCGAGGCGAGTGCAGTCGGCCGGATTACCGTCGCGGTTTCGCCGAACGCGCCCGACACCCACGAGCACCTGGCGGAACGTAATCCTCCCATCACCCTTCGCGAGACCCCCGGCGATGGCTACGTCGCCGACCTCGGGTCGATCCTCGAGTCGGACTCGGCCCCAATTTCGACGCCGGTGCTGACAGTGGCCGCGGATCTTCCGTTGCTCGAGGGGGCGACGGTAGACGGCGTTCTCGAGCGGTACCGACGCCGCGTTCGGGCGAGAAGACGGGAAGCCGGTGACGGCGGGGAAGCGCCGGCGCCGTCGATGACCGTCTGCGTCCCGACCGCGCTGAAACGACGGCTCGGGTTCAGCGTCGACGCGACGCTCGAATCCGACCGCCACCTCGCGCCGACCGGGGTCAACGTCGTCGGCACCTCCAGTGAAACGATGATCACACGCAGCTACGACCACAGACTGGCCTGTAACGTGAACAGACGAACCGACGCCCGTGCGGCGAAGACGTACTGCCGTGATGGGGACGGCGAGGAGGAAGAAGAGGAAACGTTCCGATGA
- the cobT gene encoding nicotinate mononucleotide-dependent phosphoribosyltransferase CobT has protein sequence MRVLLAAGSTETGLIDGLSAAGASAEVMGYTPPADAEILVYGRPTAAPVTPVSPTGCPTPAAITRAVREVVGFDATVLDAGLSESTAAPTIDLGADPGADVREAVAVPDAAGIYDRARQFGATLPDDRVLIGETIPGGTTTALGVATALGAPIGVSSSLPRNPLDRKRAVVETGLAASDLAPGDCAGDSLAAIRAVGDPVQAAVAGIAAGALEAGVDVTLAGGTQLVAVAAVLRHAGVDRPLRLATTSFVADDPSVDLEAAGDRFDLEVVVTDPAFERSEHVSMARYCAGEAKEGVAMGGALSLVPPGEMATVRRRIEAVCERLGVDGETTAEGPRSPDARGDGDAS, from the coding sequence ATGAGGGTCCTCCTCGCCGCCGGGTCGACCGAAACGGGACTTATCGACGGGCTCAGCGCCGCCGGGGCGTCGGCCGAAGTGATGGGCTACACGCCGCCAGCAGACGCCGAAATCCTCGTTTACGGTCGGCCGACGGCCGCGCCCGTCACCCCCGTGAGCCCGACCGGGTGCCCGACGCCGGCGGCGATCACCCGCGCCGTTCGGGAGGTCGTCGGCTTCGACGCGACGGTGCTCGATGCCGGCCTGTCCGAATCGACGGCCGCGCCGACGATCGACCTCGGGGCCGATCCAGGCGCTGACGTTCGCGAGGCCGTGGCGGTCCCGGACGCCGCGGGGATCTACGACCGGGCTCGCCAGTTCGGCGCGACGCTCCCCGACGATCGGGTGCTGATCGGCGAGACGATTCCGGGCGGGACGACGACCGCCCTGGGGGTCGCGACCGCCCTCGGAGCGCCCATCGGCGTCTCGTCGTCGCTCCCCCGGAATCCGCTCGATCGCAAGCGAGCGGTCGTCGAGACGGGGCTGGCAGCGAGCGACCTCGCGCCCGGCGACTGTGCGGGCGATTCGCTGGCGGCGATCCGGGCGGTGGGCGATCCCGTCCAGGCCGCCGTCGCTGGCATTGCGGCCGGGGCGCTCGAGGCCGGCGTCGACGTGACCCTGGCCGGGGGGACGCAACTGGTCGCCGTCGCGGCCGTCCTCCGTCACGCCGGGGTCGACAGGCCGCTCCGACTCGCGACCACCTCGTTCGTGGCCGACGATCCGAGCGTCGACCTCGAGGCGGCCGGTGACCGGTTCGACCTCGAGGTGGTCGTCACCGACCCCGCGTTCGAGCGGAGCGAACACGTCTCGATGGCCCGGTACTGCGCCGGGGAGGCGAAAGAGGGCGTCGCCATGGGCGGGGCGCTCTCGCTCGTTCCGCCCGGAGAGATGGCGACCGTTCGCCGGCGGATCGAAGCCGTCTGCGAGCGACTGGGCGTCGACGGTGAGACGACGGCGGAGGGCCCGCGATCACCGGACGCGAGGGGTGACGGCGATGCATCCTGA
- a CDS encoding aminotransferase class I/II-fold pyridoxal phosphate-dependent enzyme, with the protein MHPDAIDGEGRVPHGGEPDRSLLDFSANTNPRTPEGVESVYADALETARRYPDDGYPAYRNAAGTYVGCDPSAVVPTPGGLAAIRLALEVTLDPGDLAVVPHPSFGEYAREVRLQGARPRFVPHETVCDLEAESLRDVDLVVVCTPNNPTGDLPDRSRLEALADRCRAAGTTLLVDEAFLGFTEQESMARREDECVVVARSLTKLFGLPGLRAGFAVAFGPLGERLETARRTWNLGSPAATVGAYCMGQTAFVRDTRERVAEERERLREALLADDRYAVASSSAPFLLLEVDGDGGDGGDGGEAGSADSDGTTDPVDDLLERTREAGVVLRDARSFRGLDSHVRVAVKDRDANDRLLEVLVDD; encoded by the coding sequence ATGCATCCTGACGCCATCGACGGCGAGGGGCGCGTTCCACACGGCGGGGAACCCGACCGTTCGCTGCTCGACTTCTCGGCGAACACGAATCCGCGGACGCCGGAGGGCGTCGAGTCGGTCTACGCCGACGCGCTCGAGACGGCCCGGCGGTATCCGGACGACGGGTATCCGGCCTACCGGAACGCGGCCGGGACCTACGTCGGCTGCGACCCGTCCGCCGTCGTGCCGACGCCGGGCGGCCTCGCCGCGATTCGCCTCGCCCTCGAAGTGACCCTCGATCCTGGCGATCTGGCCGTCGTTCCGCACCCGAGTTTCGGCGAGTACGCCCGGGAGGTTCGCCTCCAGGGGGCGAGGCCGCGGTTTGTGCCCCACGAGACGGTGTGTGACCTCGAGGCCGAGTCGCTGCGGGACGTCGACCTGGTCGTCGTCTGCACGCCGAACAACCCCACGGGCGACCTTCCCGATCGCTCGCGCCTCGAGGCGCTCGCCGATCGGTGCCGAGCGGCCGGGACGACGCTGCTCGTCGACGAGGCGTTTCTGGGGTTCACCGAGCAGGAATCGATGGCTCGACGGGAGGACGAGTGCGTCGTCGTCGCCCGCTCGCTCACCAAACTCTTCGGGCTACCGGGGCTCAGGGCGGGGTTCGCCGTCGCGTTCGGTCCGCTCGGCGAGCGCCTCGAGACGGCCCGTCGCACGTGGAACCTCGGCTCACCCGCGGCTACCGTCGGCGCGTACTGCATGGGGCAGACGGCGTTCGTGCGTGACACGCGAGAGCGAGTCGCCGAAGAGCGAGAACGGCTGCGCGAGGCGCTGTTAGCGGACGACCGTTACGCGGTGGCGTCTTCAAGTGCGCCGTTCCTGTTGCTCGAGGTCGACGGCGACGGTGGTGACGGTGGCGACGGCGGGGAAGCCGGTTCCGCCGACAGTGACGGGACGACCGATCCCGTCGACGACCTCCTCGAGCGAACCCGCGAGGCCGGAGTCGTCCTCCGGGATGCCCGTTCCTTCCGCGGGCTCGACTCGCACGTCCGCGTTGCGGTCAAGGACCGCGACGCGAACGATCGGCTTCTCGAGGTGTTGGTGGATGACTGA
- a CDS encoding adenosylcobinamide amidohydrolase yields MTDGDTDADADTAPGGNADAEYRAERTDGVLCVHRPGVEWLSSGWNGGRTRTDRAFNVSVPEDWRCDDLAHYIEGRLERAGFVDGRRDRPVLLTGVDLAHARGARCGSVTVYATAGISNPAALPMDPAGGSLPDGRLEPDSLERTEGSNSGDGGDKRGGNEGERGSERRAGTVNLIVGTTRALEAGALENLLAVAAEAKAATLLARTGFPGTTTDAIVVGHDPSGTNLPFSGSATAVGAATRACVREAITASLASRYEGTDATIPPSVQAAEYGVSTDARATVFRP; encoded by the coding sequence ATGACTGATGGCGACACGGACGCTGACGCCGATACCGCCCCCGGCGGCAACGCCGACGCCGAGTACCGGGCCGAACGAACCGACGGCGTCCTCTGTGTCCACCGCCCCGGGGTCGAGTGGCTCTCCTCGGGCTGGAACGGCGGTCGGACGCGAACCGACCGGGCATTCAACGTCTCGGTTCCCGAGGATTGGCGCTGTGACGACCTCGCCCACTACATCGAGGGGCGCCTCGAGCGGGCGGGTTTTGTGGACGGCCGACGCGACCGCCCCGTCCTGCTCACCGGCGTCGACCTGGCGCACGCCCGCGGCGCCCGTTGCGGATCGGTGACGGTCTACGCCACGGCCGGGATCTCGAACCCGGCCGCGTTGCCGATGGATCCGGCCGGGGGATCGTTGCCCGACGGACGGCTCGAGCCCGATTCCCTCGAACGGACTGAAGGGTCGAACTCGGGAGACGGCGGGGACAAACGAGGGGGCAACGAGGGCGAGCGAGGGAGTGAACGCCGCGCCGGCACGGTCAATCTGATCGTCGGGACGACCCGCGCGCTCGAGGCGGGGGCTCTCGAGAACCTCCTCGCGGTTGCAGCGGAGGCGAAGGCGGCGACGCTCCTCGCGCGAACGGGATTTCCCGGGACGACGACGGACGCGATCGTCGTCGGCCACGACCCGTCTGGCACCAACCTCCCGTTCTCGGGTAGCGCGACGGCCGTCGGCGCGGCGACCCGGGCGTGCGTTCGGGAGGCGATCACGGCGTCGCTGGCGTCCAGGTACGAGGGAACCGATGCGACGATTCCGCCGAGCGTCCAGGCGGCCGAGTACGGCGTCTCGACGGACGCGCGGGCGACGGTCTTTCGTCCCTGA
- a CDS encoding YkgJ family cysteine cluster protein codes for MAPDSEPPFPVEVYPDREVIVEFDPGLTFECVEDCTWCCHHGVLLYDRDLLELAQRANLSETTTQFRGEPFVTREAKDREEHVAEDGQACAFLREDGLCSLHLEQDWKPTRCSVFPLGVWLEDDGLHVDIRDSAHDHCEGLGVSERRVVDNLEAFLPELLWDLENPDSDRVL; via the coding sequence ATCGCTCCCGATTCGGAACCGCCGTTTCCCGTCGAGGTGTACCCCGACCGCGAGGTGATCGTCGAGTTCGATCCCGGCCTCACGTTCGAGTGCGTCGAGGACTGCACCTGGTGTTGCCACCACGGCGTCTTGCTCTATGACCGCGACCTCCTCGAGTTAGCCCAGCGAGCGAACCTCTCGGAGACGACGACCCAGTTTCGCGGCGAACCGTTCGTTACCCGGGAGGCCAAAGACCGCGAGGAACACGTCGCCGAGGACGGCCAGGCCTGCGCCTTCCTCCGGGAGGACGGGTTGTGTTCGCTCCACCTCGAGCAGGACTGGAAGCCCACGCGGTGTTCGGTCTTCCCGCTGGGCGTCTGGCTCGAGGACGACGGCCTCCACGTCGACATCCGGGACTCGGCGCACGACCACTGCGAGGGTCTCGGTGTGAGCGAGCGCCGGGTCGTCGACAACCTCGAGGCGTTTCTCCCCGAACTCCTCTGGGACCTCGAGAATCCGGACAGTGATCGGGTGCTCTGA
- the mvk gene encoding mevalonate kinase — translation MTVSSAPGKVYLFGEHAVVYGEPAVPCAIERRARVTVEQRSDDRLRVQADDLSIDGFTVEYGGQHDGQHDVNVPEPLISAAMGYVDGAIEQVHDVTGEDDVGFDVTIESDIPLGAGLGSSAAVVVAAIDAATRELGLTLETDELAERAYRTEHAVQEGQASRADTFCSATGGAVRVEGDDCRSIEAPELPFVIGFDGGAGETGELVAGVRALRDEYDFAADTVEAIGDVVRRGETALRAGDLEEVGRLMNFNHGLLSALGVSARDLETMVWAARDAGAHGAKLTGAGGGGCIVALDPTPETETALRFTPGCEDAFRAELAEEGVKRLA, via the coding sequence ATGACAGTCTCGAGCGCTCCCGGGAAGGTCTATCTGTTTGGGGAGCACGCGGTCGTCTACGGCGAACCGGCGGTTCCCTGTGCCATCGAGCGACGGGCGCGAGTCACCGTCGAACAGCGATCGGACGACCGGCTCAGGGTGCAGGCGGACGACCTCAGTATAGACGGGTTCACGGTCGAATACGGCGGCCAGCACGACGGCCAGCACGACGTGAACGTCCCCGAACCGCTCATCAGCGCCGCGATGGGCTACGTCGACGGCGCCATCGAGCAGGTTCACGACGTCACCGGCGAGGACGACGTCGGCTTCGACGTCACCATCGAGAGCGACATTCCGCTCGGGGCGGGCCTCGGTTCCTCCGCCGCGGTCGTCGTCGCCGCCATCGACGCCGCGACGCGGGAACTCGGGCTCACCCTCGAGACCGACGAACTGGCCGAGCGAGCCTACCGAACCGAGCACGCGGTTCAGGAGGGGCAGGCCTCCCGCGCTGACACCTTCTGTTCGGCGACCGGTGGCGCCGTTCGCGTCGAGGGCGACGACTGCCGATCGATCGAGGCGCCGGAGCTGCCCTTCGTCATCGGTTTCGACGGCGGCGCCGGCGAGACGGGCGAACTGGTCGCCGGCGTCCGTGCCCTCCGGGACGAGTACGACTTCGCCGCCGACACCGTCGAGGCAATCGGCGACGTCGTTCGACGGGGCGAGACGGCTCTCCGGGCGGGCGACCTCGAGGAGGTAGGTCGACTGATGAACTTCAACCACGGGCTGCTCTCGGCGCTCGGGGTTTCCGCGCGGGACCTCGAGACGATGGTGTGGGCCGCTCGCGACGCGGGCGCCCACGGGGCGAAGCTCACCGGCGCAGGCGGGGGCGGCTGTATCGTCGCGCTCGACCCGACGCCGGAGACGGAGACGGCCCTGCGCTTTACGCCTGGCTGTGAGGACGCGTTCCGGGCCGAACTGGCCGAAGAGGGGGTGAAGCGACTCGCATGA
- a CDS encoding isopentenyl phosphate kinase: MTSSGTGTTVVKLGGSVVTDKDRDETLDANSLETAADAVATALEAGDVDDLVIVHGGGSFGHVHASEHGVSTTDGTHDVGAVHAIHGAMKTLDGFVLQRLLEQDVPAVPVHPFSVASRDAEGRLTLPTAQVETMLAEGFVPVLHGDVVSHRGEGVTIVSGDELIVELAMALEADRVGLCSTVPGVLDDDGTVIERIEDYADVEAVLGASESTDVTGGMAAKVQALLALESRASIFGLESLPAFFRGEGAGTTIE; this comes from the coding sequence ATGACCAGCTCCGGTACCGGAACGACCGTCGTCAAACTCGGCGGCAGCGTCGTCACGGACAAGGACCGCGACGAGACGCTCGACGCTAATTCCCTCGAGACGGCCGCCGACGCCGTCGCGACGGCGCTCGAGGCGGGCGACGTCGACGACCTCGTCATCGTCCACGGCGGCGGGAGCTTCGGCCACGTCCACGCGAGCGAGCACGGCGTGAGTACGACAGACGGTACGCACGACGTAGGCGCCGTCCACGCGATCCACGGCGCGATGAAGACGCTCGACGGGTTCGTCCTCCAGCGGTTGCTCGAGCAGGACGTCCCCGCGGTTCCGGTCCACCCCTTTTCGGTCGCATCGCGGGACGCCGAGGGCCGACTCACTCTCCCCACGGCACAGGTCGAGACGATGCTCGCGGAGGGGTTCGTCCCCGTCCTGCACGGCGACGTCGTGAGCCACCGCGGGGAGGGCGTCACCATCGTCAGCGGCGACGAACTGATCGTCGAACTCGCGATGGCCCTCGAGGCCGACCGCGTCGGCCTGTGCTCGACGGTTCCCGGCGTGCTCGACGACGACGGAACCGTTATCGAGCGCATCGAGGACTACGCCGACGTCGAGGCCGTCCTCGGCGCTAGCGAGTCCACGGACGTCACCGGCGGCATGGCCGCGAAGGTGCAGGCACTGCTCGCCCTGGAGAGCCGCGCCTCGATCTTCGGTCTCGAGTCGCTGCCGGCGTTCTTCCGCGGGGAAGGGGCGGGGACGACGATCGAGTAG
- a CDS encoding RtcB family protein codes for MTTTFDADGIVLEQVREHVWELPQEDGMRVPARVLASESLLEEISEDKTLEQLCNATHLPGITNYAICMPDGHQGYGFPVGGVGAMDAEDGCISPGAVGYDINCGVRMMKTNLTYEDVAGRERELVDALFEAIPSGLGGGGVVETDVDTVEQILERGVDWALEAGYAVEDDLLHCEDEGVRAGADASMVSQKAKDRGKNQVGSLGSGNHFLEVQRVTDVYDDAVAEAFGLERDQIVVLIHCGSRGLGHQTCNDYLRKIERQHGGLLNQLPDKELAAAPAGSQLAEEYYAAMNAAINYAWVNRQLIMHRTREVFADVFDRPWESMEMDLLYDVAHNIAKKEVHAVDGENRELFVHRKGATRAFPAGHPDVPAAYRDVGQPVIIPGSMGAGSYVLRGGEHSLDLTFGSTAHGAGRLMSRTQAKNEYWGEDVREDLESGQGIYVKAQSGATVAEEAPGVYKDVDEVVRVSDELGIGNKVARTFPVCNIKG; via the coding sequence ATGACCACCACGTTCGACGCCGACGGCATCGTGCTCGAGCAGGTTCGCGAGCACGTCTGGGAGCTGCCACAGGAAGACGGGATGCGCGTCCCCGCCCGGGTGCTCGCCAGCGAGTCGCTGCTCGAGGAGATCAGTGAGGACAAGACGCTCGAGCAGCTGTGCAACGCGACGCACTTGCCGGGGATCACGAACTACGCGATCTGCATGCCCGACGGCCACCAGGGATACGGCTTCCCGGTCGGCGGGGTAGGCGCGATGGACGCCGAAGACGGCTGTATCTCCCCCGGGGCGGTCGGCTACGACATCAATTGCGGCGTCCGGATGATGAAGACCAACCTGACCTACGAGGACGTTGCCGGGCGCGAGCGCGAACTCGTGGACGCCCTGTTCGAGGCGATTCCCTCCGGCCTCGGCGGCGGCGGTGTCGTCGAGACCGACGTCGACACCGTCGAGCAGATCCTCGAGCGCGGCGTCGACTGGGCGCTCGAGGCCGGCTACGCGGTCGAGGACGACCTCCTTCACTGCGAGGACGAGGGCGTCCGGGCGGGCGCCGACGCGTCGATGGTGAGCCAGAAGGCGAAGGATCGCGGGAAGAACCAGGTCGGCTCCCTGGGATCCGGAAATCACTTCCTCGAGGTCCAGCGGGTGACCGACGTGTACGACGACGCTGTGGCGGAGGCGTTCGGCCTCGAGCGCGACCAGATCGTCGTGCTCATCCACTGCGGTTCCAGGGGGCTGGGCCACCAGACCTGCAACGACTACCTGCGGAAGATCGAGCGCCAGCACGGCGGCCTCCTCAATCAACTCCCCGACAAGGAACTCGCCGCCGCCCCCGCCGGCTCGCAACTGGCCGAAGAGTACTACGCGGCGATGAACGCCGCGATCAACTACGCCTGGGTCAATCGCCAGCTGATCATGCACCGGACCCGAGAGGTGTTCGCGGACGTGTTCGACCGCCCCTGGGAGTCGATGGAGATGGACCTCCTCTACGACGTGGCCCACAACATCGCGAAGAAGGAGGTCCACGCGGTCGACGGCGAGAATCGGGAGCTATTCGTCCACCGCAAGGGCGCGACACGGGCGTTCCCGGCGGGCCATCCCGACGTGCCCGCGGCCTATCGCGACGTCGGCCAGCCAGTGATCATCCCCGGGAGCATGGGCGCCGGTAGTTACGTCCTGCGAGGCGGTGAACACTCCCTCGACCTCACGTTCGGCTCGACGGCCCACGGCGCCGGCCGACTGATGAGTCGCACGCAGGCCAAAAACGAGTACTGGGGCGAGGACGTCCGCGAGGACCTCGAGTCGGGCCAGGGGATCTACGTGAAGGCCCAGTCGGGGGCGACGGTGGCCGAAGAGGCCCCGGGCGTCTACAAGGACGTCGACGAGGTCGTGCGCGTCTCGGACGAACTCGGGATCGGCAACAAGGTCGCTCGGACGTTCCCGGTGTGTAACATCAAGGGGTAA